The proteins below come from a single Ktedonobacterales bacterium genomic window:
- a CDS encoding DUF4097 family beta strand repeat-containing protein, whose product MSSEQTVSGGFNRIEIGRAEGELEVLGWDEPTIRIVGHDEEDSPYAGTEGVLRLERLHDDVTISAPRSVSLYILSAKGDVVIRGIGGNVRLDAGAGDVQVQDVGSVQLGAISGDTQLEGCQGDARLNAISGDLVARNLGSLEITGAVNGDLQVNDVVGEVNLRHTVNGDAHFAHVGHVAVSNMRGDCRVTQAGSVVVSNLGGDLDVEEVEGFCHIQNMHGDAKLRQCGGVATLDNVGGDLQATDMRGGIATGHVSGDVRLDTPLLKDAAYTVHASGDISLRVRGSLHARFVAQTLGGTIHTRLPLTVERGRRRHLVGAIGRAEAVVTLQSDGGDITITAADSTQEDFMTDEYNDTFGDREEAATGGEMRFGRGFGLRWDRGPGRFTFATGYRDDPDGPGDPRIRRERGRKGKFPFEWDETQREDYERRIREMSDRTAQAARKAAERATEYAERAAKRARETDWESVGRDVRSAIERAMGEMEHLLEQFRGGPGAPPPPRPPHAPPPPPRPGSQAQRVPIEQDEQAAPPNKDEQDARRRTILEQLRSGAISMDEAERQLDGLR is encoded by the coding sequence ATGAGCAGCGAACAAACCGTCTCTGGCGGATTCAACCGTATCGAAATCGGGCGGGCCGAAGGCGAGCTAGAAGTGCTGGGCTGGGATGAGCCAACTATCCGTATTGTAGGGCATGATGAGGAGGACAGCCCCTACGCAGGCACTGAAGGCGTCCTGCGGCTGGAGCGTCTGCATGACGATGTGACCATCAGCGCGCCGCGCAGTGTCAGCCTCTATATCCTCAGTGCCAAGGGCGACGTGGTGATCCGTGGCATTGGGGGGAACGTGCGCCTGGACGCGGGGGCTGGCGATGTGCAGGTACAGGACGTGGGCAGCGTGCAACTGGGCGCCATCAGCGGCGATACGCAGCTCGAAGGCTGCCAGGGGGACGCGCGCCTGAACGCTATTTCCGGCGATCTGGTGGCGCGCAACCTGGGGAGCCTGGAGATTACGGGCGCGGTCAACGGCGATCTTCAGGTGAACGATGTCGTTGGCGAGGTGAACTTGAGGCATACTGTCAATGGGGACGCGCACTTTGCCCATGTCGGCCATGTCGCTGTTTCTAACATGCGTGGCGATTGCCGCGTCACCCAGGCGGGCAGTGTGGTGGTCAGCAACCTGGGCGGGGATTTGGACGTAGAAGAGGTAGAAGGTTTCTGCCATATCCAGAACATGCACGGCGACGCGAAGCTGCGGCAGTGCGGCGGGGTGGCGACGTTGGATAACGTGGGCGGCGATCTGCAAGCAACGGACATGCGCGGCGGCATTGCTACCGGCCATGTCAGCGGGGATGTCCGTCTGGATACTCCGCTGCTCAAAGACGCCGCCTATACGGTTCACGCTTCGGGCGACATTTCGCTGCGCGTGCGTGGCTCCTTGCACGCTCGCTTTGTGGCGCAGACGCTTGGGGGGACGATCCATACACGCCTGCCGCTTACGGTGGAGCGCGGGCGGCGGCGGCATCTGGTGGGGGCTATCGGACGAGCCGAGGCTGTTGTGACTTTGCAGAGTGATGGCGGCGACATCACGATCACCGCCGCCGATTCTACCCAGGAGGACTTCATGACCGACGAGTATAACGACACATTTGGGGACAGGGAAGAGGCTGCTACAGGCGGCGAAATGCGCTTTGGGCGCGGCTTTGGGCTCCGTTGGGACAGAGGACCAGGCCGCTTTACCTTTGCGACGGGCTATCGTGACGACCCTGATGGCCCAGGCGATCCGCGCATCCGCCGCGAGCGTGGCCGCAAGGGCAAGTTTCCTTTTGAGTGGGACGAAACCCAGCGCGAAGACTATGAGCGCCGCATCCGCGAGATGAGTGATCGCACCGCTCAGGCCGCGCGCAAGGCCGCCGAGCGCGCCACTGAATATGCCGAGCGCGCCGCCAAGCGCGCCCGCGAAACCGATTGGGAATCCGTTGGCCGCGATGTGCGCAGTGCTATCGAGCGCGCGATGGGCGAGATGGAACATCTGCTTGAGCAGTTCCGAGGTGGCCCAGGCGCTCCTCCTCCCCCGCGCCCACCGCACGCGCCGCCCCCACCGCCCCGCCCCGGAAGCCAGGCGCAGCGCGTGCCAATTGAGCAAGATGAGCAGGCGGCTCCGCCCAACAAGGACGAGCAGGACGCGCGGCGGCGCACGATTCTTGAACAACTGCGCAGCGGCGCTATCTCGATGGATGAGGCCGAGCGCCAGCTTGATGGCCTGCGCTAA
- a CDS encoding 4'-phosphopantetheinyl transferase superfamily protein — MTLSAQESLWSAAPERPILASDEAHIWRARLNLSASHMQALEQTLAADERQRASQFRFSRDRARFIAARGMLRSILGRYLSREPQTLRFSYNEYGKPALADEVGSEPLLFNLAHSHDLALYAITRCGAIGIDLEQISPAGADYEQIATRFFSPHEVYALQAVAAQDKQEAFLNCWTRKEAYVKARGLGLSLDLNLFDVSLAPGEPAALLATREEGQDSSDWSLHALSPGPGYVAALAVQGQPASLTCWQQAGG; from the coding sequence ATGACGCTGAGCGCGCAGGAGTCCCTCTGGAGCGCGGCGCCAGAGCGACCCATCTTAGCATCCGACGAGGCGCATATCTGGCGCGCCAGGCTGAACCTGTCGGCGTCACATATGCAGGCGCTGGAGCAGACGCTCGCTGCCGATGAACGGCAGCGAGCGTCGCAGTTTCGCTTCTCACGGGACCGCGCCCGCTTTATCGCGGCGCGGGGCATGCTCAGAAGCATCCTGGGCCGCTATCTGAGCAGGGAGCCGCAGACACTGCGCTTCTCCTACAACGAATATGGCAAGCCAGCCCTCGCCGATGAAGTAGGGAGTGAGCCGCTGCTTTTCAATCTGGCGCACTCCCACGACCTGGCCCTCTACGCGATCACACGCTGCGGAGCTATCGGCATTGATCTCGAACAGATCAGCCCCGCTGGCGCAGACTATGAGCAAATCGCCACGCGGTTCTTCTCCCCCCATGAGGTGTACGCGCTCCAGGCGGTTGCTGCGCAGGACAAGCAAGAAGCCTTCCTGAATTGCTGGACCCGCAAAGAAGCCTATGTCAAAGCGAGGGGTCTGGGTCTTTCGCTCGACCTGAACCTGTTCGATGTTTCGCTCGCTCCTGGGGAGCCAGCGGCACTTCTGGCGACCAGAGAAGAGGGCCAGGATAGCTCAGATTGGTCGCTCCACGCGCTCTCTCCTGGTCCCGGCTACGTTGCGGCGCTGGCTGTGCAGGGGCAGCCTGCTTCTCTCACATGTTGGCAGCAGGCTGGCGGTTAA
- a CDS encoding Dabb family protein: MIRHELILRLRSDTNREVIDRTLTDVKELLAGIPGVIETRSGVNNAPSYRHALLVVYVENERALQRFSRHPLHARAVRLLSRLTESYTIASLPVGVQPK, encoded by the coding sequence ATGATCCGCCATGAACTCATCTTGCGCCTACGTAGTGATACCAATCGGGAGGTGATTGATCGCACGCTGACCGATGTGAAAGAACTCCTGGCAGGCATTCCTGGCGTCATCGAGACGCGCTCTGGCGTCAATAACGCTCCGTCCTATCGGCACGCGCTGCTCGTTGTCTACGTGGAGAACGAGCGTGCGCTTCAGCGATTCAGCCGCCACCCGCTTCACGCGCGCGCGGTGCGCCTCCTCAGCCGTTTGACTGAATCATATACCATTGCCAGCCTGCCCGTCGGCGTCCAGCCGAAATAA
- a CDS encoding DUF2089 domain-containing protein, with product MYDVSGRCPVCGGQMAITRLECGTCHSALEGQFTVNGSGRGAGEGDSYFGRLERLSRDQLEFVEVFLRCRGIIKNVEAILDISYPTVKARLNNVIESLGFQVEEEMPDPERRRERREILQELAQGKITTEEAHRRLAAENE from the coding sequence ATGTACGACGTAAGCGGACGTTGCCCGGTTTGTGGGGGACAAATGGCGATTACCCGCCTGGAGTGTGGGACGTGCCACAGCGCCCTGGAGGGGCAGTTTACCGTGAATGGTTCAGGCCGAGGCGCTGGCGAAGGCGACAGCTACTTTGGCCGACTCGAACGCCTGAGCCGCGACCAGCTTGAGTTTGTTGAAGTATTCCTGCGTTGTCGCGGGATTATCAAAAATGTTGAGGCGATTCTTGATATTTCGTATCCTACCGTCAAAGCGCGGCTAAACAATGTGATTGAGAGCCTGGGTTTCCAGGTGGAAGAAGAGATGCCTGACCCTGAGCGCCGCCGCGAGCGCCGCGAAATCTTGCAGGAACTGGCCCAGGGCAAAATCACCACCGAAGAGGCCCACCGCCGTCTGGCGGCGGAAAACGAATAA
- a CDS encoding amino acid adenylation domain-containing protein, whose protein sequence is MSDTSNLSEAKRALLEKLLRGKLFPTSVDAETITRRAHDGPVPLSFAQQQFWLLSRLTPHLPVYHLSVSISLPGPLDRAALEQSFNELIRRHEVWRTSFPLIEGQPVQQIHPPSIFRLPFTDLRRLPRTEREAEALRLAAENTTAPFDLSQAPPLRARLVCLDDEEHRLFLTLHHIISDGFSVSQILLPELYALYQAYATGQPSLLPELPIQYADYACWQRETLDERALAEHLDFWKHHLAGAPTDLALPGDHPRPVASKGQMCAHSFTLPAQTTAALKALSQQGGATLFMTLLAAYAVLLARCSGQEDLIIGTPSAGRKQEEVRGLLGVFINTLALRLDLSGDPGFRALLQRVRETTLSTLDHEDMPFEHLVKELHPERAPRQNPFFQTMFTLESPPPALPSGWAAALLHIGAGLDAGFDLSLALKERPEDLSGTFDYNTDLFEAATIERMAGHFQTLLEGIAVDPDQPISQLLLLPEAEREQMLVEWNATQADYPQDQCVHWLFEQQVARAPDAVALVSEGRQLTYGELNARANQLAHHLQKQRVGPETLVGLCVERSLEMAVGLLGIFKAGGAYVPLDPSYPTERLAFMLEDSQAAVLLTQQHLLAQLPAQNARVICLDGQWAEIAQEPTTNPVSAVQADNLAYVIYTSGSTGKPKGVQIAHRALVNHNLAFIKHFDVRPADRILQFASLSFDTAAEEIFPCWLAGAALVLRPVQVALTFEELFRLIEHERLSILNLPTAYWHTWTYELAKANTPLPESLRWVITGGEQALLQRLTLWQERVPKRVRWSNCYGPTEATIGATTYDLVREGEDQEVSTILIGRPNANLQVYALDAHLQPVPIGVPGELYIGGDGLARGYLNRPELTAERFIPNPFSQEPGARLYKTGDLARYHPDGNLEYIGRADFQVKIRGFRIEPGEIESILSQHPQVREAVVVAREDTPGEKRLVAYLVPAAGQSPTSSALRGFLKEHLPEHMIPSAFVMLEYVPLTPNGKLNRRALPAPEGDREQPEAALAAPRTPTEEQLAAIWTELLGLKQVGINENFFELGGHSLLAVRALSRAHDIFNIELPLSSLFEAPTIASLAIRIVQCQADQIEDGVTAQLLAELEQLSDHEAQDILVIESKRTER, encoded by the coding sequence ATGTCAGACACAAGCAATCTCTCTGAGGCCAAACGCGCCCTGCTGGAAAAGCTCTTGCGGGGCAAGCTGTTTCCGACAAGCGTGGATGCTGAAACAATCACTCGACGCGCCCACGATGGGCCTGTGCCGCTGTCCTTTGCGCAGCAGCAATTCTGGCTGCTGAGCCGACTCACCCCGCATCTTCCTGTCTATCACCTGAGTGTGAGTATCTCTCTGCCTGGGCCGCTCGATCGAGCGGCTCTTGAACAGAGCTTCAACGAACTCATCCGGCGTCACGAAGTTTGGCGCACCAGTTTTCCACTGATAGAGGGGCAGCCTGTCCAACAAATTCATCCGCCCTCCATCTTCCGGCTGCCCTTCACGGACCTGCGCCGCCTGCCCAGGACTGAACGCGAAGCTGAGGCGCTGCGACTGGCAGCAGAGAATACCACCGCGCCCTTTGATCTCTCGCAGGCGCCCCCGCTGCGCGCCCGCCTCGTTTGCCTGGACGATGAGGAGCATCGGCTGTTCTTAACCCTCCATCACATCATCTCCGATGGCTTCTCTGTCTCGCAGATACTCCTGCCAGAGCTATATGCTCTCTACCAGGCGTATGCGACCGGCCAGCCCTCGCTCTTGCCAGAGCTGCCCATCCAATATGCCGATTACGCCTGCTGGCAGCGCGAAACGCTCGACGAAAGGGCATTGGCAGAGCATCTGGATTTCTGGAAGCATCATCTGGCCGGAGCGCCAACCGATCTTGCGCTGCCTGGCGATCACCCGCGTCCCGTCGCCTCCAAAGGCCAGATGTGCGCGCATTCGTTCACCCTGCCTGCACAGACAACCGCTGCCCTCAAAGCCCTCAGCCAGCAGGGGGGCGCTACCCTTTTCATGACTCTGCTGGCCGCCTACGCTGTCCTGTTGGCGCGCTGTTCCGGCCAGGAGGACCTCATTATTGGTACCCCTTCCGCTGGCCGCAAGCAGGAAGAAGTCCGTGGGCTGTTGGGCGTCTTCATCAATACCCTGGCCCTGCGTCTGGACCTCTCTGGCGATCCAGGCTTCCGGGCGCTGCTTCAGCGGGTACGCGAGACCACGCTCTCCACGCTGGATCACGAGGACATGCCCTTCGAGCATCTGGTCAAAGAACTCCACCCGGAGCGCGCGCCACGGCAGAACCCCTTCTTCCAGACGATGTTTACGCTTGAATCGCCGCCGCCTGCCCTGCCTTCCGGGTGGGCTGCCGCCCTGCTGCATATCGGGGCTGGCCTCGACGCCGGGTTTGACCTGAGCCTCGCCTTAAAGGAGCGGCCAGAGGATCTCAGCGGCACGTTCGATTACAACACCGATCTGTTCGAGGCGGCGACCATCGAGCGGATGGCTGGGCATTTCCAGACGCTGCTGGAAGGCATCGCGGTTGATCCCGACCAACCTATCTCCCAGCTTTTGCTCTTACCAGAGGCCGAGCGAGAGCAGATGCTGGTAGAGTGGAATGCTACCCAAGCCGATTACCCCCAGGACCAGTGTGTCCACTGGCTCTTCGAGCAGCAGGTGGCGCGCGCGCCAGACGCAGTAGCTCTTGTCAGCGAGGGGCGCCAGCTTACCTATGGGGAACTGAACGCGCGCGCCAACCAACTGGCCCATCATCTCCAAAAGCAAAGGGTGGGGCCAGAGACACTCGTGGGCCTCTGTGTGGAGCGTTCGCTGGAAATGGCGGTGGGACTCCTCGGTATTTTCAAGGCGGGCGGCGCGTATGTGCCGCTGGACCCCAGCTATCCCACAGAGCGCCTGGCCTTCATGCTGGAGGACAGCCAGGCAGCCGTTCTACTCACGCAGCAGCATCTGCTGGCGCAGCTTCCCGCGCAGAACGCTCGCGTCATTTGCCTGGATGGGCAGTGGGCAGAAATCGCTCAAGAACCCACGACGAACCCCGTCAGCGCGGTCCAGGCCGACAACCTGGCCTATGTCATCTACACCTCTGGCTCTACGGGGAAACCGAAGGGCGTTCAGATTGCCCATCGCGCGCTCGTCAACCATAACCTGGCCTTTATCAAACACTTCGATGTCCGGCCTGCTGATCGCATCTTGCAATTTGCTTCGCTCAGCTTTGATACGGCAGCAGAGGAAATCTTCCCATGCTGGCTGGCGGGGGCCGCGCTGGTGCTGCGGCCTGTACAGGTTGCCCTGACCTTCGAGGAATTGTTCCGGCTCATAGAGCATGAGCGGCTGAGCATTCTGAACCTCCCGACAGCCTACTGGCATACCTGGACCTATGAACTCGCCAAAGCAAACACACCGCTGCCGGAGAGCCTGCGCTGGGTCATCACGGGGGGCGAGCAAGCCCTGCTACAGCGTCTGACGCTCTGGCAGGAGCGCGTCCCTAAGCGCGTTCGCTGGAGCAACTGCTATGGCCCAACCGAGGCAACCATCGGCGCAACCACCTATGATCTGGTGAGGGAGGGCGAAGATCAGGAGGTTTCCACGATACTCATTGGTCGGCCTAACGCCAACTTGCAGGTTTACGCGCTTGACGCCCACCTTCAGCCTGTCCCTATCGGTGTGCCTGGCGAACTCTATATCGGCGGCGACGGATTGGCGCGTGGCTATCTGAACCGCCCGGAACTGACCGCCGAGCGGTTTATCCCCAACCCGTTCAGTCAGGAGCCAGGCGCGCGCCTCTACAAGACCGGCGATCTCGCCCGCTATCATCCCGATGGCAATCTGGAGTACATCGGGCGCGCCGACTTCCAGGTGAAGATTCGGGGCTTCCGTATCGAACCAGGCGAGATCGAGAGTATCCTGAGCCAGCATCCCCAGGTCCGCGAGGCAGTGGTCGTGGCCCGCGAAGACACCCCTGGCGAGAAGCGCCTGGTGGCGTATCTTGTGCCTGCTGCGGGCCAGTCCCCCACCAGCAGCGCCCTGCGCGGCTTCTTGAAGGAACACCTGCCAGAGCATATGATCCCATCGGCATTTGTTATGTTAGAATATGTGCCGCTGACCCCCAACGGCAAACTGAACCGGCGGGCGCTGCCTGCCCCGGAGGGCGACAGAGAACAGCCAGAAGCGGCTCTTGCAGCGCCGCGCACCCCTACCGAGGAACAACTGGCCGCGATCTGGACAGAACTGCTGGGACTCAAGCAGGTGGGCATCAACGAGAACTTCTTTGAGTTGGGGGGGCATTCGCTCCTGGCGGTGCGCGCCCTCTCGCGGGCGCATGACATCTTCAATATAGAGCTTCCGTTGTCCAGTCTCTTTGAGGCGCCAACGATAGCCAGCCTGGCTATAAGAATTGTGCAGTGTCAGGCCGACCAGATCGAAGATGGAGTAACGGCCCAGTTGCTCGCAGAGCTTGAGCAGCTTTCCGATCATGAAGCGCAAGACATCCTGGTAATTGAGAGCAAGCGAACGGAGAGATGA
- a CDS encoding amino acid adenylation domain-containing protein, which translates to MSDLSKRIADLSPEKREILLKRLIEQQKVTTTPTAIPRRSQVMSNPPLSFAQEPLWFIDQLTPGSAAYNLPYALRLSGPLDLAALEQSLQEIVKRHESLRTTFPAIEGRPVQMIASSLQLPFSVVDLRDLEDRARWPRAIQSINEEITRPFDLAQGPLLRTMLFRLTEQEHILLLLMHHIISDGWSVGILVRELTTLYSAFTAGQPSPLPELPIQYADYALWRREWLQGERMEDQLTYWKQQLADAPAVLDLPTDHPRPAIQTFRGAVHNFRLSRALTEQIQTLSQQEGATIFMTLLAAFNVLLSRYTGQEDIVVGSPIANRNRSEVQELIGYLVTMLVLRTDLSGDPGFRELLKRVRKMALEAYAHHELPFEKLVEALHPERSLSHSPLFQVVIADQNAAPTAVEAAGLSLSSLDVEISMSKFDLTLYIWEEAGSLVGSLEYNIDLFEAATIERMAGHFQTLLQDIAANPDQPLSRLPLLTEAERSQLLVAWNATQAAYPENECVHQLFEAQAQRTPEGVALVYEKEQLTYQALNQRANQLAHYLQKLGVGPDVRVGLYMERSLEMVVGLLGILKAGGTYIPLDPAFPQERLAFMLEDAQVMALVTQQRLTTQLPAGAAKIVRLDADAALLKQQSSLNPVSQANPENLAYVIYTSGSTGKPKGVQIPHRAVVNFLLSMRQQPGLTANDRLLAITTLSFDIAGLELFLPLIVGARVIIASRETTVNGAALAELMARSGATVMQATPVTWRLLLAAGWQGSPYLKILCGGEAFPPELAAQLLPRAGSVWNMYGPTETTIWSTLSLVQSADDLSIGRPIANTEIYVLDAHLNPTPIGVPGELYIGGDGLARGYLNRPELTAERFIPHPFSARPDARLYRTGDLARYRADGQIDHLGRVDFQVKIRGFRIELGEIETTLVQHPAVRQAVVLAREDTPGDKRLVAYVVAHQQQEIKANELRSFLREYLPDYMIPAAFTTLDAFPETPNGKIDRRALPAPELDSAAEEHYVPPMSMVHYQLIHLWEELLEARPIGIRDNFFFLGGHSLLAARLVNGIEQVFGKKIPLATFFAGPTIEQLAEILSQDITIAEAPVVAVQSGGSRRPIFYMHEDRIGGAYYCFPLADHLGPEQPFYTVEPYKFDTRQAPPTFEAMAATHVRSIQAIQPEGPYLLGGFCIGGLLAYEIARQLQGQGQQVDLLVLIDPTPPAPASDKLTRRAISLPGKALRIGEYRQFYSFLWVRHLYKYLRFAPYRREMNKAGRRRGKGSAAFPSLRAIFPTLATLCRDRWSMTAWMLAAYTPGAYPGKITFFWAKEEVADSSEWRGLADAAQETELHVIPGDHLSCLTKHLSSLAEEFSACLAKVQEAELERV; encoded by the coding sequence ATGAGTGACCTGTCAAAACGCATTGCAGACCTTTCCCCGGAGAAACGCGAAATCCTGCTGAAGCGGCTCATCGAGCAGCAAAAAGTGACGACCACCCCGACGGCGATCCCGCGCCGCAGCCAGGTCATGTCTAACCCACCGCTCTCCTTTGCCCAGGAGCCGCTCTGGTTCATTGACCAACTGACTCCAGGCAGCGCGGCGTATAATCTGCCCTACGCGCTGCGCCTGAGTGGCCCGCTCGACCTCGCCGCGCTTGAGCAAAGCCTGCAAGAAATCGTGAAACGCCACGAGTCCTTGCGTACCACGTTCCCCGCCATCGAGGGTCGCCCGGTGCAGATGATCGCCTCCTCCCTCCAGTTACCTTTTTCGGTGGTAGACCTGCGCGACCTGGAAGATCGCGCGCGCTGGCCGCGAGCCATACAGTCCATCAATGAGGAGATAACGCGCCCATTCGATCTTGCCCAGGGGCCGCTGCTGCGGACCATGCTGTTCCGGCTGACGGAGCAGGAACATATCCTGCTTCTGCTCATGCACCACATCATCTCTGATGGGTGGTCGGTAGGTATTCTGGTCCGAGAACTGACCACCCTCTACAGCGCCTTCACCGCCGGACAGCCATCACCGCTGCCTGAACTGCCCATCCAATACGCTGATTATGCCCTCTGGCGCCGCGAGTGGCTGCAAGGGGAGCGGATGGAAGACCAGCTTACCTACTGGAAACAGCAGTTGGCCGACGCTCCCGCAGTGCTGGATTTGCCTACCGATCATCCACGCCCGGCCATCCAGACCTTTCGTGGGGCCGTCCACAATTTTCGACTCTCCAGGGCGCTCACCGAGCAGATTCAGACGTTGAGTCAGCAGGAAGGCGCGACGATCTTCATGACTTTGCTGGCGGCTTTCAACGTGCTGCTTTCCCGCTATACTGGGCAGGAAGACATCGTGGTGGGTTCGCCTATCGCCAACCGCAACCGCAGCGAGGTTCAGGAGTTGATCGGGTATCTGGTCACGATGCTGGTGCTGCGCACCGATCTTTCGGGCGACCCCGGCTTTCGGGAACTGCTCAAGCGGGTACGCAAAATGGCGCTGGAGGCGTATGCCCATCATGAACTGCCCTTCGAGAAGTTGGTGGAGGCGCTGCACCCCGAACGCAGCCTGAGCCATTCGCCGCTCTTCCAGGTGGTCATTGCCGACCAGAATGCCGCGCCAACCGCTGTCGAGGCTGCCGGGTTGTCGCTCTCTTCCCTAGACGTAGAGATCAGCATGTCCAAGTTCGATCTGACCCTCTACATCTGGGAAGAGGCGGGCAGCCTGGTCGGATCGCTGGAGTACAATATCGATCTCTTTGAGGCCGCCACCATCGAGCGGATGGCCGGGCATTTCCAGACCTTGCTCCAAGACATCGCAGCCAACCCCGACCAGCCCCTTTCTCGGCTGCCGCTGCTGACAGAAGCGGAGCGCAGCCAACTGCTGGTAGCATGGAATGCCACCCAGGCAGCCTATCCTGAGAACGAGTGTGTTCACCAGCTTTTTGAGGCGCAGGCGCAGCGAACACCAGAAGGGGTAGCCCTGGTGTATGAGAAGGAACAACTGACCTATCAAGCACTGAACCAGCGCGCAAATCAGCTTGCTCATTACCTCCAGAAGCTGGGAGTCGGCCCGGATGTGCGCGTGGGCCTGTATATGGAACGCTCTTTGGAGATGGTCGTGGGCCTGCTGGGCATCCTCAAGGCGGGCGGAACCTACATTCCACTGGACCCGGCCTTTCCCCAGGAACGGCTGGCCTTCATGCTGGAGGATGCCCAGGTCATGGCGCTGGTCACACAGCAGCGCCTGACGACACAACTGCCCGCTGGCGCAGCCAAAATTGTTCGCCTGGATGCCGACGCGGCGCTGCTCAAACAGCAGAGCAGCCTCAATCCGGTCTCCCAGGCCAACCCCGAGAACCTGGCCTATGTGATTTATACCTCTGGCTCGACGGGGAAGCCAAAGGGCGTTCAGATTCCCCATCGCGCCGTCGTCAACTTCCTGCTCTCGATGCGCCAGCAGCCAGGGCTGACGGCGAATGATCGGCTGCTGGCTATCACCACGCTCTCATTCGATATTGCCGGTCTTGAACTCTTCCTGCCGCTGATCGTCGGCGCGCGGGTCATCATCGCCAGCCGGGAAACGACTGTCAACGGCGCGGCGCTGGCCGAACTCATGGCCCGTTCCGGCGCTACGGTGATGCAGGCGACACCCGTTACCTGGCGGCTGCTGCTGGCCGCCGGGTGGCAGGGCAGCCCGTACTTGAAGATTCTCTGCGGCGGCGAAGCTTTCCCCCCGGAACTGGCCGCGCAGCTTCTGCCGAGAGCGGGTTCCGTCTGGAACATGTACGGCCCGACGGAAACGACCATCTGGTCTACGCTTTCTCTGGTTCAGTCGGCAGACGATCTCTCGATTGGGCGTCCGATTGCCAACACAGAAATCTACGTGCTTGACGCCCACCTGAATCCAACGCCCATCGGCGTGCCAGGCGAACTCTATATTGGGGGCGACGGCCTGGCTCGCGGCTATCTCAATCGCCCGGAGTTAACCGCCGAGCGATTCATTCCCCATCCCTTTAGCGCCAGGCCAGACGCGCGCCTCTACAGGACCGGCGATCTGGCCCGCTATCGCGCCGATGGGCAGATCGATCACTTGGGGCGCGTTGATTTTCAGGTGAAGATTCGCGGCTTCCGCATCGAACTGGGCGAAATCGAGACGACACTGGTCCAGCACCCGGCGGTGCGGCAGGCGGTGGTGCTGGCCCGCGAGGATACACCGGGCGACAAACGCCTGGTCGCCTACGTCGTCGCGCACCAGCAGCAAGAAATCAAGGCCAATGAACTGCGCAGCTTTTTGCGTGAATACCTGCCGGATTACATGATACCTGCGGCCTTCACCACGCTGGATGCCTTCCCTGAGACGCCCAACGGCAAAATAGACCGACGCGCCTTGCCCGCGCCTGAACTGGACAGCGCGGCGGAAGAACACTATGTTCCGCCCATGTCTATGGTCCACTATCAACTGATCCATCTCTGGGAGGAACTGTTGGAGGCGCGGCCCATCGGGATCAGGGATAACTTCTTCTTCTTAGGCGGGCATTCACTCCTTGCAGCCCGCCTGGTCAATGGCATCGAGCAGGTCTTTGGCAAAAAGATTCCGCTGGCGACCTTCTTTGCGGGGCCAACGATTGAACAGCTTGCCGAGATTCTGTCACAAGACATTACCATCGCCGAAGCGCCGGTGGTGGCGGTTCAATCCGGCGGTTCCAGACGCCCGATCTTCTATATGCACGAGGATCGCATCGGCGGCGCTTACTACTGCTTCCCCCTGGCTGATCACCTGGGGCCAGAACAGCCTTTCTACACCGTCGAGCCGTATAAGTTTGATACCCGGCAGGCTCCGCCCACATTCGAGGCGATGGCGGCCACGCATGTAAGGTCAATCCAGGCCATTCAGCCGGAAGGTCCGTATCTGCTGGGCGGCTTTTGCATCGGCGGTCTGCTGGCCTATGAAATAGCCCGGCAGCTTCAAGGGCAAGGGCAGCAGGTTGATTTGCTGGTTTTGATTGACCCCACACCGCCTGCTCCGGCCTCCGACAAATTGACGCGCCGCGCGATCAGCCTGCCTGGCAAGGCGCTGCGGATCGGAGAATATCGCCAGTTCTATTCGTTCCTGTGGGTACGGCACCTCTATAAGTACCTGCGGTTTGCGCCGTACCGGCGGGAGATGAACAAGGCCGGGCGCAGGCGTGGCAAGGGGAGCGCGGCGTTTCCCAGCCTCCGCGCGATTTTCCCAACCCTGGCGACGCTTTGCCGGGATCGCTGGTCAATGACTGCCTGGATGTTAGCCGCTTATACGCCTGGCGCTTATCCTGGCAAGATCACGTTCTTCTGGGCAAAAGAGGAAGTCGCTGACTCCAGCGAATGGCGCGGGCTTGCCGATGCCGCGCAAGAAACGGAACTGCACGTCATTCCTGGCGATCATCTGAGCTGCCTCACCAAACACCTTTCCAGCCTGGCCGAAGAGTTCAGCGCCTGCCTGGCAAAAGTTCAGGAGGCCGAGCTAGAGCGGGTATGA